One window of the Rhipicephalus microplus isolate Deutch F79 chromosome 2, USDA_Rmic, whole genome shotgun sequence genome contains the following:
- the LOC142785209 gene encoding uncharacterized protein LOC142785209 — MEAARDWIGEIASFLTAAGFCGSLFISWHICRARSSASVALSPLVMGLLWTFIWLLYSRETGDALVTRVAAHGYFLTAINVIVHRVFAEVAYSGWQMAVMLPLVYNARLAMGAKQLGQVAFIFSVVCNMVPITLSVPLFPRLHIDLWKIAIFGLWAVYGSLAEDDPLFASSLIGFFAGICQVAARSGLLMPEHFHLRQQQLQLYI, encoded by the coding sequence ATGGAAGCAGCACGCGACTGGATCGGTGAAATCGCCAGCTTCCTGACTGCAGCGGGCTTCTGCGGCAGCCTGTTCATCTCCTGGCATATCTGTCGCGCCAGAAGCTCGGCCAGCGTCGCGTTGTCGCCCCTCGTTATGGGTCTCCTCTGGACATTCATCTGGCTGCTCTACAGCCGCGAAACTGGCGACGCCCTAGTGACGCGCGTGGCCGCCCATGGCTACTTCCTGACGGCCATCAATGTGATTGTTCACCGCGTCTTCGCCGAAGTGGCCTACTCAGGGTGGCAAATGGCGGTGATGCTTCCACTTGTGTACAATGCGCGGTTGGCGATGGGTGCAAAGCAGCTAGGTCAGGTGGCGTTCATTTTCTCGGTGGTGTGCAACATGGTTCCAATTACCCTTTCCGTCCCGTTGTTCCCGCGGCTACACATTGACCTGTGGAAAATCGCCATTTTCGGACTTTGGGCGGTGTACGGAAGTCTTGCCGAAGATGACCCACTGTTCGCGAGCAGCCTGATCGGATTCTTTGCCGGTATTTGCCAAGTCGCTGCTCGTTCCGGGCTTCTGATGCCCGAACATTTTCACCTCCGGCAACAGCAATTGCAATTGTACATATAG